A section of the Subtercola frigoramans genome encodes:
- a CDS encoding TetR family transcriptional regulator, giving the protein MPRSRTFHENALLDPEIEWFSVRGYSAASLAQLSALTSVTNGSLYHAYTIKRGLFLSPTAPR; this is encoded by the coding sequence ATGCCTCGGTCTCGTACATTCCATGAGAACGCTCTTCTCGACCCTGAAATCGAGTGGTTTTCGGTACGCGGTTACTCGGCAGCGTCGCTGGCCCAGCTTTCGGCTTTGACGTCGGTGACGAACGGCAGTCTCTACCACGCGTACACGATTAAACGAGGCCTCTTTCTCAGCCCGACTGCACCTCGGTGA
- a CDS encoding acyl-CoA dehydrogenase family protein, whose amino-acid sequence MRPPFSEAADLIDVDSLLSQAERDLRSSVRDFVDTEIKPHIAGWYDAAEFPRSLIPQMAELGLLGMHLNGYGCAGRSAVEYGLAALELEAGDSGIRTFISVQGSLSMSAIHKFGSEEQKQEWLPLMAAGTAVGCFGLTEPTSGSDPGSMTTFAARDGDDWVLNGSKRWIGLASIASVAIIWAMTDDGVRGFVVPTSTPGFEATAITQKLSMRASIQCDVELTDVRLPAAAMLPDARGLRAPFECLNEARYGIIWGVMGAARDSYLAALDYAAQRVPFGKPLAAYQLTQEKLVNMALEINKGMLLALHLGRLKDAGKLQPHQISVGKLNNCREAITVCREARSMLGGNGITLDYSPLRHANNLESVRTYEGTDEVHTLIIGNHVTGIAAFR is encoded by the coding sequence ATGAGGCCCCCATTCAGCGAAGCTGCAGACCTGATCGATGTCGACTCCCTGCTGAGCCAGGCCGAGCGTGACCTGAGGAGTTCCGTCCGCGATTTCGTCGATACCGAGATCAAACCGCACATCGCGGGCTGGTATGACGCGGCCGAGTTCCCCCGGAGCCTGATCCCGCAGATGGCCGAGCTCGGGCTGCTGGGCATGCACCTGAACGGATACGGTTGCGCCGGCCGGTCAGCGGTCGAGTACGGGCTCGCTGCCCTCGAACTCGAGGCGGGCGACTCCGGCATCCGCACTTTCATCAGCGTGCAGGGCTCCCTCTCGATGAGCGCGATCCACAAGTTCGGTTCAGAGGAACAGAAGCAGGAATGGCTGCCCCTGATGGCAGCAGGTACTGCCGTCGGCTGTTTCGGGCTCACCGAGCCGACCTCCGGTTCCGACCCCGGCAGCATGACGACCTTCGCCGCACGCGATGGCGACGACTGGGTGCTCAACGGTTCGAAACGGTGGATCGGTCTCGCGTCAATCGCCTCGGTGGCCATCATCTGGGCGATGACCGATGACGGAGTGCGGGGATTCGTCGTACCGACGTCGACACCCGGCTTCGAGGCGACCGCGATCACGCAGAAGCTCTCAATGCGGGCATCCATTCAGTGTGACGTCGAATTGACCGACGTGCGGCTCCCCGCAGCGGCGATGCTTCCGGATGCCCGTGGCCTGCGCGCACCGTTCGAGTGCTTGAACGAGGCGCGCTATGGCATTATCTGGGGTGTGATGGGTGCCGCGCGCGACAGTTATCTTGCGGCTCTCGACTACGCAGCGCAACGCGTACCGTTCGGCAAACCGCTCGCGGCCTACCAGCTCACCCAGGAGAAGCTGGTGAACATGGCGCTCGAGATCAACAAGGGCATGCTTCTCGCCCTTCACCTCGGCCGCCTCAAGGACGCCGGAAAGCTCCAACCCCACCAGATCTCGGTCGGCAAGCTGAACAATTGTCGGGAGGCGATAACCGTCTGCCGAGAAGCGCGCAGCATGCTCGGCGGGAACGGCATCACCCTCGACTACTCTCCACTTCGTCACGCGAACAACCTGGAGAGCGTTCGCACCTACGAGGGCACCGACGAAGTGCACACCCTGATCATCGGCAATCACGTGACGGGTATCGCCGCGTTCCGCTGA
- a CDS encoding TetR/AcrR family transcriptional regulator has translation MKESATIGRRERRKQETASSLTSVTRRLTAERGLAGFTIEEVCEQVDVSRRTFFNYFATKEDAVIGVDPEEEAQQFAADFVALGPHGWPAVIDDLITLIVQHIESSDLVAAEHTVFWRALEREPHLMVRFIGISRERDRQAAAFIAEREGVSPEDPRARAVVSILSTLLRSAGEELFDPSNTREFSEIINESLAAYRSVLTPAEPRLSDQLRPSSVLPRKE, from the coding sequence ATGAAAGAAAGTGCAACTATTGGTCGGCGAGAGCGTCGCAAGCAGGAGACCGCCTCGAGCCTGACATCGGTCACCCGGCGGTTGACGGCCGAACGGGGCCTCGCGGGTTTCACGATCGAAGAAGTCTGTGAGCAGGTCGACGTCTCCCGGCGGACCTTCTTCAACTACTTCGCCACGAAGGAAGACGCGGTCATCGGCGTCGACCCCGAAGAGGAAGCCCAGCAGTTCGCCGCGGACTTCGTGGCGCTGGGCCCTCACGGTTGGCCTGCGGTCATCGACGACCTCATCACGCTGATCGTGCAGCACATCGAATCATCCGACTTGGTGGCGGCCGAGCACACGGTGTTCTGGCGCGCCCTCGAACGGGAACCCCACCTGATGGTGCGCTTCATCGGCATTTCTCGGGAGCGTGACCGCCAGGCAGCCGCCTTCATCGCCGAACGGGAGGGCGTGTCACCAGAGGACCCTCGAGCTCGCGCTGTTGTCAGCATTCTGTCGACCCTGCTCCGTTCGGCAGGAGAAGAGCTCTTCGACCCGTCGAACACCCGGGAATTCTCCGAGATCATCAACGAATCGCTCGCGGCCTACCGGAGCGTTCTCACTCCAGCTGAACCCCGACTCTCAGATCAACTCCGACCCTCTTCCGTTCTGCCCCGAAAGGAATGA
- a CDS encoding MDR family MFS transporter produces MTVTAIKTTAIKTEAPLLLTQRRIWIIFAALIAGMLLSSLDQTIVSTAMPTIVGQLGGVEHQVWLTTAYLLATTIVMPIYGKFGDVLGRRRLFLVAIALFTVASLGCALAGDFTQLIVFRAIQGLGGGGLMILSQAIIADIVPASERGKYLGPLGAIFGLSAVGGPLLGGFFVDHLTWQWAFYINIPVGIAAFAVAWFTLTLPNKKATAPIDILGVVLLSAFTTCLIFFTDFGGDRAHGWGAIETWMIGAGMLLSALLFVLVESRAKDPIIPLSLFKNPIFVNATATGLTIGLGMFAAIGFVPTFLQMSSGTSAAVSGLLLLPMMVGLIGTSILSGQLITRTGRYRIYPILGTIVTGGAMVAMTTLTATTPIWLICVFLFFFGAGLGLIMQVVVLVVQNSVDAKMVGTATSTNNYFREVGAALGTAVFGTIFTTRLTDNLKAVFTNAGASAADAANATSNIDPQTLNSLPPEVHLGVVTAYADALAPVFWYLLPFIGLAFVLALFLKQIPLSDQAGLIARGEAIGGEEAEALEAAQRAGRNAPAVETVVETVTSGAAPDGSREDGRTNDPS; encoded by the coding sequence ATGACTGTGACCGCCATCAAGACCACCGCCATCAAGACCGAGGCGCCACTCCTGCTCACTCAGCGCCGAATCTGGATCATCTTCGCTGCCCTGATCGCCGGAATGCTGCTGTCGAGCCTCGATCAGACGATCGTCTCGACGGCCATGCCGACGATCGTCGGTCAGCTCGGTGGGGTCGAGCACCAGGTCTGGCTGACCACTGCGTACCTGCTCGCGACGACCATTGTGATGCCGATCTACGGCAAATTCGGTGACGTGCTCGGCAGGCGCCGCCTGTTCCTGGTCGCGATCGCCCTGTTCACAGTCGCCTCCCTCGGCTGCGCACTGGCCGGTGACTTCACCCAGCTGATCGTGTTCCGCGCCATCCAGGGCCTCGGCGGTGGCGGGCTCATGATCCTCTCGCAGGCGATCATCGCCGACATCGTCCCCGCCTCCGAGCGAGGCAAGTACCTCGGCCCACTCGGCGCGATCTTCGGCCTCTCCGCGGTCGGGGGCCCCCTTCTGGGCGGCTTCTTCGTCGATCACCTCACCTGGCAGTGGGCGTTCTACATCAACATCCCGGTCGGAATCGCCGCCTTCGCCGTTGCCTGGTTCACTCTCACCCTTCCCAACAAGAAGGCGACCGCACCGATCGACATTCTCGGTGTCGTACTGCTCTCGGCCTTCACGACCTGCCTGATCTTCTTCACCGATTTCGGCGGTGACCGTGCCCATGGCTGGGGTGCAATCGAGACGTGGATGATCGGCGCCGGCATGCTTCTCTCGGCGCTGCTGTTCGTGCTCGTCGAGTCGAGGGCGAAGGATCCGATCATCCCGTTGTCGCTGTTCAAGAACCCGATCTTCGTGAATGCCACCGCGACCGGTCTGACGATCGGGCTCGGAATGTTCGCGGCGATCGGTTTCGTGCCGACGTTCCTGCAGATGTCGTCGGGCACGTCTGCCGCCGTATCAGGGCTGTTGCTGCTGCCGATGATGGTCGGCCTGATCGGCACCTCGATCCTCTCCGGGCAGCTGATCACCCGTACCGGTCGGTACCGCATCTACCCGATTCTCGGCACGATCGTCACCGGGGGCGCGATGGTCGCCATGACCACGCTCACGGCGACGACCCCGATCTGGCTGATCTGCGTGTTCCTGTTCTTCTTCGGAGCCGGTCTCGGCCTGATCATGCAGGTCGTCGTGCTCGTCGTACAGAACTCGGTCGACGCGAAGATGGTCGGTACGGCGACAAGCACGAACAACTACTTCCGCGAGGTCGGCGCTGCTCTCGGCACCGCGGTGTTCGGTACCATCTTCACCACGCGGTTGACCGACAACCTCAAGGCGGTCTTCACCAACGCCGGCGCCAGTGCCGCCGACGCAGCGAATGCAACCTCGAATATCGACCCGCAGACCCTGAACTCCCTGCCCCCGGAGGTCCATCTCGGAGTGGTGACCGCCTACGCGGATGCGCTCGCACCGGTGTTCTGGTACCTCCTGCCGTTCATCGGCCTGGCGTTCGTGCTCGCGCTGTTCCTGAAGCAGATTCCCCTCTCCGACCAAGCCGGGCTCATCGCCCGCGGCGAAGCGATCGGCGGAGAAGAGGCTGAGGCTCTCGAGGCGGCACAGCGTGCCGGGCGAAACGCACCTGCGGTTGAGACGGTGGTCGAGACGGTGACGTCAGGGGCCGCGCCCGACGGTAGTCGTGAAGACGGCAGGACCAATGACCCTTCCTGA